The nucleotide window CGTTCGGGCAGATGATTTCGATATACTCATCATTGCCCAACGGAGAAGCCGCAGAGAGCTGTTCTACGGCCTGCACCAGGCGGAATAGATCGCGATGCGTATGGGCATAGACATAGGGGTTGGAGGAATCGGTGTCATATTGTCGATTCTGCTGAACGGCCTGCAGGCCGAGATGTAGAAGGGAAGAGGAAAAGAGAACCGCAAACGCGAGTTTCTGTCTTCCCATCAATCGGCTAAGAAGCGCATCGATGCCGATGGCAGCCAAAAGAATCCAGCCGTGCAGAAAGCCGAGCATGCTCCAGGGCGTCTTGTAGGGGATAAGCGAATAGATCGCCGTTAGCACCAATGTATAAAGACAGAGAAAAAGGTTAAAATTTTTCGATTCCCCAGGCTCTGTTTTCCAGGCAACGGTGCAGCCGACCAGACCGAGAACGATAATTGCCGCCTCGGTCCAAAGCGGTTTGCCGGGAGTATGATTCCACAGCAGCCATTTTAGATAGGTATACCATGGATAAACGTGCGCCGAGCCGTGACCGGCGCCGCGGGAAAAATAGACGGCATAAGTCATCACGGAATCAAAGATGCCGTGCGGATTTTTTCCGAATGAGGAAAAGAACAGCCCCGAAACCAGTAAAGCCGCCGTAAGCGCAACAAGGATAGCTTTGACCTCGAGCTTGGCACACGAAAATTTTGTCTTCTTTCCGACCGCCAGGAAGGCTACGGCCACGGCTGCAGCCGCCCAAGAGAGGATGCAGGTCTCTTTAGAAGCGTGCATGAGTCCCATGGAAAGCCCCAACGCTGCTCCCCAAAGTATTCCTCCTTGGGTGAGAAATTTCCAGAGCGCCAGGAGAAAGCAGGCGGTGAAAAAGACCAGGAGCATTTCCATGATGTAATAGCGGCTGTAAAAGACCATCGCCGGCGATACGGCGGTCAACAGCGCTGCCCAAAAAGCGGCGCCTTTGGGCAAGAGTCGGCGAAAAGCCAAGGGGATCGCCGTCAAGGCGAGGCCGAAGAAAAGCGGCACGATGCGAAGCGTGACCTCATCGAGTTCTGCGAAAGTCGATTGCCGCCGCAAGGCAGCCGGAATGAGCGTAAAATAGACGAGCGCCGGTCCGTGGTATTCGTGGGGATCGTAGCGATAGTCGCCTTTTTCCAGAAGCAGACCGAATTTGACGGCATGCACGGCCTCGTCGGTGTGCAGAGGCCGCTGCGCCAGGTGCGGCAGACGAAGGCCGGCAGCGGCGAGTAGGACGCAAACAAAAAGCGCCGCTCGGAGGCGGCGCAATGTAATGAAATTCAAAGACATGACTAGCACATCTCGGGCACTTATTTTGCCGGTTTGCCGTAGACCTCGAGCTCGATCCAATGATTGAGATCGTTGCTGGTGTTGCCGGCCGTATAAGCGCGCACATAACGGCCGATCGTTCCTTTGCAGTCGACCAGCTTGCCTTCATTGGTTTCGACATAATGCCAATCTTCACCCTTGCCGAAACCCAAAGAATTGTCGATGTCGTTGTTAAAGACGGTCACGACGTTCTTGGTGAAATCCGGATCGTCGGCAATCTGCACGACTACGTCATAATAGACGCGGGGCTGCTTGTGATAGTGCCACATTACGATCGCATAGATAGCGTGGCGCGCGCCCAAATCGACCTGCACCCATTGCTTAAAGGGTCCGAGCTCGACATAGGAGCCGTCGGCAGCCTCTTTGTCGCCGTCGGTGATCATTGACAGCTCGCCGATCACCGGCAGATCATCGGAAGAAGTGACCGGCTTGCCGAGAGCGACGTTCTTGGTGCCTTCCGGCGCGAGAAACGGCGGACGCGGTTTACCGGTGGGCTTTTCCAGCCTTTCCACTTTCATGGGTGTAGGCGTGCCGACGAACATCGGTTTGGGCAGCTCGATGTTTATCGGCACCAGCTTTTGATCCGCAGCCAAGGCGGCCGCCTGCGGCATCAACGGAATCAAACCGATCAGCAAAGCAGCAATACAAAACAGGGACGTAAATTTCATCTGCACGATCTCCTTACAAAAATTATTTGATTATAAAATAGCAAATTTTTCGCAATTTTACAATCTAAATGCCGACTGTTGAACCTTTTTCGTTTTATTTGGTTCCTTGGCGCAAAGCCTCTCAGCATGACTGCCAAGGCGCGCGCCGAAAACGGCTTTCCGCCTTTAAAGTCGATCAGGAATGGTTGTTACTGCAACAGATATTCGACGGCGCGCTTGATCCGTTCGTCCTGCGTATTTTCGCCGATTTTGCGAATGACGGCTTTGCGGGCTTCGGTTTTCTGTTCGCCGAGATGGCCGGCATTTTCGAGCACCGCCAATTCCGCTTCGGCCCTCAGCTGAGGATCGTCGAGATACTGCGCCGCCAAGTCAAATGCTTCGACGCTGTGCACTTTGGAAAGACCCGACATTGCCATCCTCTTTTCCTGCAGGTTGGATGCCAATTCCAAGGCCGTCTGATAGAACTTGGTCGTTTCGGCGGCGCTGCGCTCCGAAGGCAGGCCGATTTGGGTGATGAAACCGCGCAGCGCCAGGATGCGCAGACTTTCGTCTTTGAGCGTCTTGGCAGCATTCAAAAGATCATCGACCGCCGCCGGCGTCGGCCATTCGCTGAGCGCTAGAATTGCGGCACGTTGTTCAGCCGCGTCCTTGCTTTTCAGCGCCGCCTGCAGAATCGGCAGACCGTCCGGATCGCCGATGCGCCCCAGCACGAGCATCAGCGAGGCTTTGGCGGCCGGGGTGCCCGCCCGCTGCAGACCCAGAATCACTGCGTCGCCCTGTTTGTCCGTCTCCGGAATCCGTCTGGCCGTCGCCGTGACGGCACGCTCCGCCTCGCGACGATCGGCTTCCGCCGAGCAGAGGATCAGAGCATCGATTAACCGCGGCAGATCGTCCGGCTTGGCGACCTGTCCCAAAGCTTTGAATGCCGCCACGCGCACCCGCACGTCCGGTCTGCGGGTCAAGCGCAGCAAAGCGGCCGAAGCGTCCATGTTGCGCTCGCCGATCGCCTCAATCAAGGTCGTCAGCACGGCGCCTTCGGCACTCTCCAGCGCGGCTATGATCTGCTCATCGGTTCCGGGAGCTTTCAGCTTGGCCAAACTCTCTTTGGCGGCGGACTTGATCGGTTCCAGAGCTTCCGCTGCCAGCTTGGCCAAAAGGGCGACATCTTCGGCAGTGCCGACGCTCGACAAAGCCGCTACTGCAGCCGTATTGACCTCGGTCATCGGATCGTCAAGCTGGGCCAAGACGGCCTCGCGCACCACAGGGTCGCCCTTGATGCGGAACGCCGTCAACACCTGTACCTTGCTCAGTGAATCGAAATGGTTCAGCTCGGCGGCCACCGCCTTCAGGTCGATCGGGCGTTTGCATTGATGCAAAAGACTCGCCGCTACGGCTTTGAGCTCGGCCGGTTCGTTCTGCAGAACCTGCAGGAGCAGAGCCGTCGGGTCATTGACGGTGCGCACCAGTCCGGTCAACGCCGCGCACCGCAATGGAACGGCCTCTTTGGGGTCAAAAAGGCGACGATAGGCAGCCTCGGCCTGCGCCGTCATTCCTGCAGCCAGGAGGTGATCGGCGGCGCGCAGGTAGGCATCGGCAACGGCTGAGCGAGCCGCCGAGGTGTTCAATGCTTTGGCCAGCAGTTCAGAAGCAGCCGGAGTGCCGATCTTGCCGAGTGCCGCCCCAGCAGCGGCAACCACCTGCGGATCTTTGCTTCTCAGCAGTTTGCCCAGCTGTTTTTCCGCACCGGCGGTTCGCCTTTCGCCGATGCTGTTGATGACGCCGATCTGAACCAAGCCCTTGGTTTTACCGACCGCCTTGAGCAGCGCTTGGTCGACGGCCTGGCCGGGAATGCGTTCCAGCGCGTATCGGGCAATGTCCGCGGTTTTGGGATCGTAAAGCATCCTGCTCAGAGTCGGTACCGAGGCCTCGGTGCCCATAATGCTCAGTTCTTTGCACAGGTACTGTTTAGCGGCAAAGGTAGTCTTGGGATCGGCCAGCACCTTCAGCATGGCGCTTTCGTAGGCGGCGAGCTTGGCCGCATCGCCGGAGGCTTGCCGCAACATGTCGGACAATTCGCTCAAAGTTTCGCGACTGTCACCGTAATTGTATGCGGCCACTTTTGACAATGTCTGTTGAAAATCAGCGCCAAGGCCGATGGTTGTCAAAAACAGTAAAATTAGAAGGTTACGCAACATTTTCATCTCCTTTTATCGTACAGTCCTAAAGTTGCCAGGGCGAACGCATGGGACGCGCCAGCAGGCGATTGATGTCCGGGTCATCGCTGGTCTCTTTGACCGGGTCCCAGCGGATCGGCTTGCGGGTCAGCATGGCAATGTTCAGCAAATGGCAGATGGTTGCCGTGCGATGGCCGATTTCGGCATGTGCAACGGGCAACCGCCGCGTTTTGACGCAGTCCAGAAAGTTACGATGATGACCGGGACTGCGCTCGGTGTGAATCTCTGCAGCGCTGATGTTCTGCCGGAGGATATCGGGATGCGACGCCTCGAGCCTGCCGCCGTGTATATGGATAAAGATCCAGCCGTCGCTGCCTACCAGCTTGAGGCCGCGATTGCCGGTACTGGTGCCGATGATCTTGACGCCGTCCGCATACGTGCATTCAAAGGCGTATTCGATGAAACAATCAAAAAGTTTGCTTTCGACCTGTTTGCCTTCGGCGCGCAGTTCTACCGGCCCGGAATCGTCACTTTCGTGGATAAACTGCGCCAAGTCGATGATATGGGCGCCGCGGTCAGTCATTTCGCCGCCGCCGGTGTCCAGGATGAATCGCCACCAAAAATGCGTGCGCTTGAGGGTATAGGGTGCCGCCGGTGCCGGCCCCAGCCAAAAGTCATAGTGAAAGCCCTTGGGTACGGGCATTTCCGGATGATCGCCGCGATCCTGCCGTAGTTCCATATGATGCGGATCGCTGTTCGGCATGTTGACGTGTATTTCCCGAAGCTTGCCGATGCGGCCGTTTTTGACCAGCTCCCAGGCAAACCGCACCGAGTCGTTGGAGCGTTCATGGCTGCCGGTCTGCAGCACGCGGCCGTACCGCTTGACCGCGTCGACGACCGCCCGCCCTTCCGCTATCGAATTGACGAGCGGCTTTTCGCAATAGATGTCCTTGCCCGCTTCGGCGGCGGCGATGGAAATAAGACCATGCCAATGATCCGGCGTGCAGATCGTCACCGCATCGATGTCGGGTCGCGCCAAAAGTTCACGATAATCGATATACTGAGCAAAGCGGTCCTCCGAAACCGTACGGCCGAGATCGGCATAGGTCTGCACCGCTTTCTCGACCGCCTGGCGAAGACCGTTGACCGCCTGAGTTTGTTGGCCGCGCACGATGCTGCCGTCGATTCCTTCGTCCACATCGCACAGGGCGACTATCTCGGTGTCCGGTTGGCTGATAAAGGCGCGCATGTTGTAGGTTCCCTGGCCGCCCAGGCCGATGCAGCCCATCACGATGCGGTCGCTCGGCGGAACATGCCCCTCGCGGCCCAAGACCGACGACGGTACGATCAACGGCGCCGCCACTGCCGCCAGACTGCCGCGCAAAAACTCTCTCCGCTTCATGAGCCTCACCTTTTGGTTGATGGTCCAAGTCGGACGCTCGGCGCATCGTCCGCCTGCAGATCGCCGAGCGCATATTGAATGCCCGCCAAAATATGCCGCAGAACCTGCGGATGCCAATAAATGTCGGCGTTGTGGCCGAGACTGGTATAAAAAACCCTGCCCTTGCCGTATGGCCGAATCCAGCTGATCGCAAAATCACGATCCGCCCACCGCTCGGGCAAAAAGCGGCGCTGGGGATTCATGTCGGTTTTATCCGTATCGATGGACAACAGCACGCGCAGCAGATCGCGCGAGTAGGGTTGACGAAATTGAAAGACCTCGTCCTGAATCGGAAAGGGGCTTTGCGGAAACATGCTCGTCAGCGGATGATTCGTCTCCTCGACGCGCAGCCAGATCGTTTCATCCGGCTTCCACGGATGCCCGCCGTCTTCATAGGCGCCTAGCATCTGACCGAAGGCGGGGAACTGCCAATATTCCGGCCACTGGACGAACGTCGCCGCCGCCGCGTGAATGCCGACAAAGCCGCCGCCGCGCGAGACAAAGTCGAGCAGGTTCATGCGCAGCGTGGGATCGTTGCAGAGTACGCCGGCCGTGTTCAAAAAGCAGATGCCGTCGAATTCGCGCAACGCTTCGGCGCGGAACATGAGGGTGTCGTTGCTGAAAACGACCTGAAAAGCGCCGGTGCGCTCCATGAGCTGCAGGGCGTAATTGCCGCATTCGGTCGAACGGTGACCGGCGGAGGGTTTGCTGTCGCGCAGGTTGAGGTTCATGACCAGCAAGCGACGCGGCTTTTGCGGAGCCGCAAAAGCTTCTTTCGGCACCGCCGCTTCGATTTTGGCTTTTTCCTCCGGCGTTATTTCGGCAACCGCCCATTGCGAAAGAACGACCAGGAAAAGGGCAATGATCAAAAACAGGGACAGCAGATGCTTTTCAAGTTTCATCGGCGTTTCTCCTAAAACAGTCAAAGCTGCCAGGGACTGCGCATGGCGCGGCTCATGAGCCGATTCGCTTCGGGATCGTCTACAAACCGTTCGCTTTGATTGTCCCAACAAACCTTGCGTCCTAAAACCATCGCGATGTGCGCCTGATGGCAGGCAATGTCACTGTAGAAAGCAGCGTCGATGGGGCTGATCGGCGCCGTCAGGCCGCGGATTGCATCGAGAAAGTTGCGGTGATGGTTGCGGCTTTCCGGAAGCCGCTCTTCATCCGGCTTTAGCTTTTCCGTTAAAAGGGATTTGGGACGGGCATCCATAAAGCCGCGGCCGACATAGATCCAGCCTTCGGTGCCTTCAAAGAGAATGGCCATCCAAAAGAGGCCGAACTGCCAGGCGGTCTTTTTGGCGGTGTGCATGTCCATGTGCCGCAGCTCGAGGCCGTTGGCGTAATAGTGCGTGACGTCAAAATGTCGGGCGGTATCGAACAGGCCGTCCGTGGGAAAGTAGCCGCTGCCTTCGGCGGAGACGGGCGCTGCATGGTCCGAGCGGTTGACCCATTGCACGATGTCGACCGAATGGATGCCCCAGGCGCCGCTGACGCAGCCCAGCGAATAATCGGAAATCAGCGTCCATTGGCGGGTACAGCGTTCGTAGGAATAGGGGGCATAAGGTGCCGGGCCGAGCCAGAAATCATAGTCGAAACCTTCGGGCACCGGTTGTTCTTTGGGACGCGGAATTTGTTCATAGGAAGCGGAGCCGATCTTGACGCGCAGCAGCTCGCCGATGCGGCCGTTGCGAATCAGCTCCACAGCGCGGCGGAACTCTTGATCCGATCGCTGCTGCGTGCCGAACTGAAAGACGACGCCGCTCTTTTTCACCGCATCGCGTACCGCCTGGCTCTCGCGGATCGTGCGGCTCAGCGGCTTTTCATAGTACATGTGCTTGCCCTGCCGCGCCGCTTCGATGCCGATGAGCGCATGCCAATGGTCCGGTGTGGCGATCATTACGGCGTCGATGTCCGGCTGCGCCAAAAGCTCGCGATAGTCGTGATATTCGCGGCAGTCGCTGTTTCCATAGTGTTCGTCGACCGTCTTTTTGGCGCGTTGCCGGTGTTCGCGCCGAACGTCGCAGACCGCAACGAGGCGGACGTCCGGCTGGCCGAGAAAGGAGCGCACGTGCCCGCTGCCCATGCTGCCGACGCCGATGCAGCCCAGAGTGATTTGATCGCTCG belongs to candidate division KSB1 bacterium and includes:
- a CDS encoding HEAT repeat domain-containing protein, with the protein product MLRNLLILLFLTTIGLGADFQQTLSKVAAYNYGDSRETLSELSDMLRQASGDAAKLAAYESAMLKVLADPKTTFAAKQYLCKELSIMGTEASVPTLSRMLYDPKTADIARYALERIPGQAVDQALLKAVGKTKGLVQIGVINSIGERRTAGAEKQLGKLLRSKDPQVVAAAGAALGKIGTPAASELLAKALNTSAARSAVADAYLRAADHLLAAGMTAQAEAAYRRLFDPKEAVPLRCAALTGLVRTVNDPTALLLQVLQNEPAELKAVAASLLHQCKRPIDLKAVAAELNHFDSLSKVQVLTAFRIKGDPVVREAVLAQLDDPMTEVNTAAVAALSSVGTAEDVALLAKLAAEALEPIKSAAKESLAKLKAPGTDEQIIAALESAEGAVLTTLIEAIGERNMDASAALLRLTRRPDVRVRVAAFKALGQVAKPDDLPRLIDALILCSAEADRREAERAVTATARRIPETDKQGDAVILGLQRAGTPAAKASLMLVLGRIGDPDGLPILQAALKSKDAAEQRAAILALSEWPTPAAVDDLLNAAKTLKDESLRILALRGFITQIGLPSERSAAETTKFYQTALELASNLQEKRMAMSGLSKVHSVEAFDLAAQYLDDPQLRAEAELAVLENAGHLGEQKTEARKAVIRKIGENTQDERIKRAVEYLLQ
- a CDS encoding discoidin domain-containing protein, encoding MKFTSLFCIAALLIGLIPLMPQAAALAADQKLVPINIELPKPMFVGTPTPMKVERLEKPTGKPRPPFLAPEGTKNVALGKPVTSSDDLPVIGELSMITDGDKEAADGSYVELGPFKQWVQVDLGARHAIYAIVMWHYHKQPRVYYDVVVQIADDPDFTKNVVTVFNNDIDNSLGFGKGEDWHYVETNEGKLVDCKGTIGRYVRAYTAGNTSNDLNHWIELEVYGKPAK
- a CDS encoding Gfo/Idh/MocA family oxidoreductase, with amino-acid sequence MKRREFIKSGFAVAAGLTAPMIVSSRVLGRDNAAPSDQITLGCIGVGSMGSGHVRSFLGQPDVRLVAVCDVRREHRQRAKKTVDEHYGNSDCREYHDYRELLAQPDIDAVMIATPDHWHALIGIEAARQGKHMYYEKPLSRTIRESQAVRDAVKKSGVVFQFGTQQRSDQEFRRAVELIRNGRIGELLRVKIGSASYEQIPRPKEQPVPEGFDYDFWLGPAPYAPYSYERCTRQWTLISDYSLGCVSGAWGIHSVDIVQWVNRSDHAAPVSAEGSGYFPTDGLFDTARHFDVTHYYANGLELRHMDMHTAKKTAWQFGLFWMAILFEGTEGWIYVGRGFMDARPKSLLTEKLKPDEERLPESRNHHRNFLDAIRGLTAPISPIDAAFYSDIACHQAHIAMVLGRKVCWDNQSERFVDDPEANRLMSRAMRSPWQL
- a CDS encoding ThuA domain-containing protein, which produces MKLEKHLLSLFLIIALFLVVLSQWAVAEITPEEKAKIEAAVPKEAFAAPQKPRRLLVMNLNLRDSKPSAGHRSTECGNYALQLMERTGAFQVVFSNDTLMFRAEALREFDGICFLNTAGVLCNDPTLRMNLLDFVSRGGGFVGIHAAAATFVQWPEYWQFPAFGQMLGAYEDGGHPWKPDETIWLRVEETNHPLTSMFPQSPFPIQDEVFQFRQPYSRDLLRVLLSIDTDKTDMNPQRRFLPERWADRDFAISWIRPYGKGRVFYTSLGHNADIYWHPQVLRHILAGIQYALGDLQADDAPSVRLGPSTKR
- a CDS encoding TIGR03663 family protein gives rise to the protein MSLNFITLRRLRAALFVCVLLAAAGLRLPHLAQRPLHTDEAVHAVKFGLLLEKGDYRYDPHEYHGPALVYFTLIPAALRRQSTFAELDEVTLRIVPLFFGLALTAIPLAFRRLLPKGAAFWAALLTAVSPAMVFYSRYYIMEMLLVFFTACFLLALWKFLTQGGILWGAALGLSMGLMHASKETCILSWAAAAVAVAFLAVGKKTKFSCAKLEVKAILVALTAALLVSGLFFSSFGKNPHGIFDSVMTYAVYFSRGAGHGSAHVYPWYTYLKWLLWNHTPGKPLWTEAAIIVLGLVGCTVAWKTEPGESKNFNLFLCLYTLVLTAIYSLIPYKTPWSMLGFLHGWILLAAIGIDALLSRLMGRQKLAFAVLFSSSLLHLGLQAVQQNRQYDTDSSNPYVYAHTHRDLFRLVQAVEQLSAASPLGNDEYIEIICPN
- a CDS encoding Gfo/Idh/MocA family oxidoreductase, with product MKRREFLRGSLAAVAAPLIVPSSVLGREGHVPPSDRIVMGCIGLGGQGTYNMRAFISQPDTEIVALCDVDEGIDGSIVRGQQTQAVNGLRQAVEKAVQTYADLGRTVSEDRFAQYIDYRELLARPDIDAVTICTPDHWHGLISIAAAEAGKDIYCEKPLVNSIAEGRAVVDAVKRYGRVLQTGSHERSNDSVRFAWELVKNGRIGKLREIHVNMPNSDPHHMELRQDRGDHPEMPVPKGFHYDFWLGPAPAAPYTLKRTHFWWRFILDTGGGEMTDRGAHIIDLAQFIHESDDSGPVELRAEGKQVESKLFDCFIEYAFECTYADGVKIIGTSTGNRGLKLVGSDGWIFIHIHGGRLEASHPDILRQNISAAEIHTERSPGHHRNFLDCVKTRRLPVAHAEIGHRTATICHLLNIAMLTRKPIRWDPVKETSDDPDINRLLARPMRSPWQL